One part of the Enterococcus sp. DIV1094 genome encodes these proteins:
- a CDS encoding class I SAM-dependent methyltransferase, translating to MIETLLSKPTLYQQTKGAFWDDRHISKQMLQAHLDPEFEGASRKAQFIDESVRWINQMLKPEDYPTLLDIGCGPGIYAEKFSQLGYQVTGLDFSKRSISYGRKSAESQHLPITYHYADYLKMDLGKQYDIITMIYCDFGALSTSDRKKLLEKIYQHLKPTGKVLLDVFSMASYQLFEEKQVWDTCPDGGFWTAEPHVALQYNTKYNERVTLEQTTILTANEFKNYYLWMTYFTKETLQAEMAASGFAVCGFFGDVKGTDYEEDSPTLAVLLEKKG from the coding sequence ATGATTGAAACACTTTTAAGCAAACCAACACTTTATCAACAAACGAAAGGAGCTTTTTGGGATGATCGGCACATCTCGAAGCAAATGCTTCAAGCACACCTTGATCCTGAATTTGAAGGGGCAAGTCGAAAAGCCCAATTCATCGATGAATCTGTTCGTTGGATCAATCAAATGCTCAAACCAGAAGACTATCCGACATTACTGGATATCGGCTGTGGTCCAGGGATCTATGCAGAAAAATTTAGTCAGTTAGGTTATCAAGTGACGGGGCTTGATTTTTCTAAACGATCCATTTCTTACGGTAGAAAATCTGCGGAAAGCCAACACTTACCGATCACTTACCATTATGCGGACTATTTAAAGATGGATTTAGGCAAACAATACGACATCATCACGATGATCTATTGTGACTTTGGCGCATTATCAACGAGTGATAGAAAAAAATTATTGGAAAAGATTTATCAGCATCTAAAACCAACCGGAAAAGTTTTATTGGATGTCTTTTCTATGGCAAGCTATCAACTGTTTGAAGAAAAACAAGTATGGGATACTTGTCCAGACGGAGGTTTTTGGACAGCAGAACCTCACGTTGCATTGCAGTATAATACAAAATACAATGAACGAGTCACTTTAGAACAGACAACGATTCTTACTGCAAATGAATTCAAAAATTATTATTTGTGGATGACGTATTTTACAAAGGAAACGTTGCAAGCCGAAATGGCGGCTTCGGGTTTTGCTGTCTGTGGTTTTTTTGGTGATGTAAAAGGGACTGACTATGAAGAGGATTCGCCAACGTTAGCAGTATTGTTAGAAAAGAAAGGGTAA